In Gimesia panareensis, the genomic window ATCCTGGCACTGCACGACGGTGCCCGTTGGTAAGTGCGTGATTCGGACGGCACTTTCGGTCTTATTAACCTTCTGGCCCCCCGGGCCACTGGCATGGAACGTATCCAGGCGAATGTCGTCCGGCTTAATTTCGACTTCGACTTCACTGGCCTCCGGCAGTACCGCCACAGTCGCAGCACTGGTGTGGACGCGGCCCTGTGTTTCGGTTTCAGGAACCCGCTGCACCCGATGGCCGCCACTCTCAAACTGCAGCCGATGGTAAGCCCCTTCACCTGAGATCGAAAAGGTCACTTCCTTGATGCCCCCCAGCTCGGTCGCACTCATATCGAGTACTTCAGTCTTCCAGCCTTTCTGGGCTTCGACGTAGTGCTGGTACATTTGAAACAGTTCGCTGGCAAACAGAGCGGCTTCATCGCCACCGGCTCCCGCTCGGATTTCCATGATCAGACCACCACGGGTAATGGAATCTCCGGCGACGACCAGATCTTCCAGTTCCTTCGTATGCTTCTCATGTTCTTCGCACAGCTGATCGAGTTCTTTCTGTGCGTACGCTTTCGCGTCCGGGTCGGTTTCTTCTTCCAGCATTTCCCGGGCGACTTCGATGTCCTCTTCACGGGTGTTAAAGGCACGAACTTCCAGGGCGACTTTCGCCAGTCCGCCGTACTCACGCTGAATTTCGACCAGCTTAGCGTTGTTTGTCAGTACCTCTGGATCCTGCAGCTGTTTTTCCAGCTCTTCGTAACGTTCCAGCTTGGCCTGTAGAGTGGGAAATTTCATTTACCCGAGTCCACGAATTAAGTCCGTCTGATATTGATTCCCCGGGTCATCCGTTTGACCGTGGAAAGTGGAATGAATCAGATCTGAGAAAGAAAAGAAACAACCATGTATTAAACGAGGCTCATACGGATTTTCCGCAGAGCCTCATTTCGATTTCGATGGTTCAGGCCGCTACTCGGCTTCTTTCTTGTCTTCCCCTTCGGCTGCGTTGCGTTTGTCCCAGTTGTATTTCTTCTGGAACTTTTCCACACGACCGGCACTGTCGACGAACTTCATCTTGCCGGTGTAGTAAGGGTGTGACTTGGAACTGATTTCGACCGAGACCAGCGGGTAAGTGTTGCCATCTTCCCATTCGATGGTGGACTTCGAGGTCGCAGTGGACTGAATCAGAAATGAATCACCTGTCGAAGTATCCTTAAATACGACCGGGTGATAATCGGGATGAATGTCTTTTTTCATTTTACTCGACTTCTTTGTTACCTAATAACCTGTTCAATCTGACGGACTGTCTGCTGGCAATCCGACATCGGGGGACGTTGAATCCACAATGTTCCCGGCATGCCTCCAACTTGATCAGCCTGATGCATGCCCGCGTTTTGCTTCACAAGCCTGCTGCCACAGAGTTCACGTCTGCAGGCTCGGATTCCTAAAATCTGGAAACAAAACGGCTTATAGAATTCTCGCTTTACGAAACAACACAGTTTACGTTCCGCCTGTCCAATGAGCAAGCGCAAAGGCAATCCAATTCAAATTCACATAAAGCATTAAAATACATACAGATACGTCAATTATATTCAGCAAAATGTCTCCCATTTCGGGCATTTTTTGAGATTTTTACGGACTGAGTCGATCCTCCTCGGATAATCCATCTCAAATTCAGAGAGATCCAGCAGATGATGGCAGAATACAGCCCCAACAGCTTTGCCAGCG contains:
- the prfA gene encoding peptide chain release factor 1, with amino-acid sequence MKFPTLQAKLERYEELEKQLQDPEVLTNNAKLVEIQREYGGLAKVALEVRAFNTREEDIEVAREMLEEETDPDAKAYAQKELDQLCEEHEKHTKELEDLVVAGDSITRGGLIMEIRAGAGGDEAALFASELFQMYQHYVEAQKGWKTEVLDMSATELGGIKEVTFSISGEGAYHRLQFESGGHRVQRVPETETQGRVHTSAATVAVLPEASEVEVEIKPDDIRLDTFHASGPGGQKVNKTESAVRITHLPTGTVVQCQDEKSQHKNKAKAMRVLRSRVLEQMQQKAAEERADQRRTLIGSGDRSQRIRTYNFPQGRVTDHRINLSLYKLDQIMQGALDELIDALLQFDREERLLGDSANKN
- a CDS encoding type B 50S ribosomal protein L31, encoding MKKDIHPDYHPVVFKDTSTGDSFLIQSTATSKSTIEWEDGNTYPLVSVEISSKSHPYYTGKMKFVDSAGRVEKFQKKYNWDKRNAAEGEDKKEAE